A genomic segment from Rhodopirellula islandica encodes:
- a CDS encoding DUF4261 domain-containing protein, with product MRKIAAAIDEYEPSDPLPATADWAIAGPSLIMDMDEETPGHLAIDLVDQPWPDDMQIDDPDSHVRQAWSNGSFGPNTFPGSLQRALEQLWVWDEGKEEVPQHTAFLRIRSSYILKTDEDDAPLTPEAYEPFDELALITEVAAALTELPQAIAYFNPAGETIRSLEGMNQVIQESEDNDFPPLDLWANVRLYSLDDGFAAMDTVGNNQLDLPDIEALFLAEAYDFNDIDELLRLITCHLIESEEPFEDGDTVQGPNGVTWVMHQCPDSISDPPRSVLRFLPQDGHELPAQYQPAAE from the coding sequence ATGCGTAAAATTGCTGCCGCAATCGATGAATACGAACCGTCGGATCCCTTGCCCGCCACGGCGGACTGGGCGATCGCGGGACCGTCATTGATCATGGACATGGACGAAGAAACGCCCGGTCATCTGGCGATCGACCTCGTCGACCAACCCTGGCCAGACGACATGCAAATCGATGATCCTGATTCCCACGTTCGCCAAGCGTGGTCCAACGGTTCGTTTGGACCCAATACCTTTCCGGGGTCACTGCAGCGTGCCCTCGAGCAACTGTGGGTCTGGGACGAGGGCAAAGAAGAGGTCCCCCAGCACACTGCGTTTCTGCGAATCCGCAGCAGTTACATCCTCAAAACCGACGAAGACGACGCGCCGCTGACGCCCGAAGCGTACGAACCGTTTGATGAACTCGCGCTGATCACCGAAGTCGCCGCGGCACTGACCGAGCTGCCTCAGGCCATCGCCTACTTCAACCCTGCCGGCGAAACGATCCGCAGCCTGGAAGGAATGAACCAGGTCATCCAAGAATCGGAGGACAACGACTTTCCACCCTTGGATTTGTGGGCCAACGTTCGGCTCTACAGCCTGGACGATGGATTCGCGGCCATGGACACGGTTGGCAACAACCAACTGGATCTGCCGGACATCGAAGCCTTGTTCCTCGCTGAAGCCTACGACTTCAATGACATCGACGAACTGCTTCGCCTGATCACTTGTCACCTGATCGAAAGCGAAGAACCGTTCGAAGACGGGGACACGGTCCAAGGCCCCAACGGCGTCACCTGGGTGATGCATCAATGTCCCGACAGTATTTCTGATCCACCGCGTTCGGTGCTGCGATTCCTACCGCAAGACGGCCACGAATTGCCGGCACAGTATCAACCCGCTGCGGAATGA
- a CDS encoding outer membrane protein assembly factor BamB family protein produces the protein MKRDGDGMKKMLLAGIACFLMSCEFSWAETPTFSETDWPWWRGAGRQGHAVGDQDPPTQWSDSDDGTRNIIWKTPLPDRGHGSPILLGDRVYLQVADKARNSQLLVCLNRDSGELVWEAVVHEGEFDTVDQREPNTRASWASCTPATDGERVFVNFYSNKAVYTSAVSLDGELLWQQKLCRYQIHQGYGSSPTVYDDLVIASADNKAGGQVVAMDRVTGNVVWRHQRPKEPNYPSPVVLSVAGKDQLVLTGCDLVTSLDPKTGTVNWEIEGATTECVTTTVTDGKHVFTSGGYPQSHISAVVADGSGEIAWEVGTRVYVPSMLHQDGNLFMTLDAGVAMCVDCETGETKWKSRLGGDFTSSPVLVNERIYAVNEEGTCFIFAADSESFELIAENKLGDSVMATPAISGGRIYLRVGVQEGDQRQEYLYCIGE, from the coding sequence GTGAAACGGGACGGTGATGGAATGAAAAAGATGCTTTTGGCGGGAATCGCCTGTTTCCTGATGTCGTGTGAATTCAGTTGGGCTGAGACACCAACGTTTTCAGAAACTGACTGGCCCTGGTGGCGCGGTGCCGGTCGTCAGGGACACGCCGTCGGCGATCAAGATCCTCCGACACAGTGGAGTGATTCGGACGATGGCACACGGAACATCATCTGGAAGACCCCGCTTCCCGATCGTGGTCATGGTTCACCGATTCTGCTGGGCGATCGGGTTTACCTGCAAGTCGCCGACAAGGCTCGAAACTCGCAATTGCTGGTGTGCCTGAACCGCGATTCAGGGGAACTGGTTTGGGAAGCCGTGGTGCATGAAGGTGAATTCGACACCGTCGACCAACGCGAACCCAACACCAGAGCTTCCTGGGCATCCTGCACTCCCGCGACGGACGGGGAACGTGTGTTTGTCAATTTCTACTCGAACAAAGCCGTCTACACGTCGGCGGTGAGCTTGGACGGCGAACTGCTGTGGCAGCAAAAGCTTTGTCGGTACCAGATTCACCAGGGATACGGTTCTTCGCCCACGGTTTATGACGACCTTGTGATCGCGTCGGCGGACAACAAAGCAGGTGGGCAAGTGGTGGCGATGGACCGCGTCACCGGAAACGTGGTTTGGCGTCATCAGCGTCCGAAAGAACCGAACTACCCTTCCCCTGTGGTTTTGTCCGTGGCCGGGAAAGATCAGTTGGTTCTGACGGGGTGCGATTTGGTCACCAGTTTGGATCCGAAAACCGGAACAGTGAACTGGGAGATCGAGGGGGCGACCACCGAGTGCGTCACGACCACCGTGACCGATGGCAAGCACGTCTTCACATCGGGTGGTTACCCGCAGAGTCACATTTCCGCCGTGGTGGCGGATGGATCGGGCGAGATCGCTTGGGAAGTTGGCACCCGGGTTTACGTGCCTTCGATGTTGCACCAAGACGGGAACTTGTTCATGACGCTGGACGCCGGGGTTGCGATGTGCGTTGATTGCGAAACGGGCGAGACGAAGTGGAAATCACGCTTGGGCGGTGATTTCACATCGTCACCGGTGCTGGTCAACGAACGCATCTATGCCGTCAATGAAGAAGGCACCTGCTTCATCTTCGCAGCCGACAGCGAATCGTTCGAGTTGATTGCAGAGAACAAACTCGGGGATTCCGTGATGGCCACCCCGGCCATCAGTGGCGGACGCATTTACTTGCGAGTCGGTGTGCAAGAAGGTGACCAACGCCAAGAGTACTTGTACTGCATTGGCGAGTGA
- a CDS encoding DUF1501 domain-containing protein — translation MHRETISQELFRQSLLQTSRRQFLTDSAAGLGAIYLATQQAGRNAAHANPSLQHGFDPQHDATNPLSPLVPPQPAKVKRVIYLHMVGAPSQLELFDYKPDLKALDGMECPQSFLEGKRFAFINGTPRMLGPQYDFQQHGESGAWVSELMPHLAKQVDDLCFLKTVKTDQFNHGPAQLMVHTGAAPMGSPSIGSWVTYGLGSENEDLPGFIVLLSGGRLPRVGKALWGSGFLPSVYQGVQCRSKGDPVLNVANPEGVSRQERRQVLDALAALNQESLQQYGDPETVTRIAQYEMAYRMQVAAPEAMDLSQETAETLESYGAEPGKESFANNCLLARRLVEEGVRFVQLFDWGWDTHGSNRSESLEHGLPDKCKQTDKPIAALLADLKQRGMLEDTLVVWGGEFGRTPMRENRGGTTMAFHGRDHSPEAFTMWMAGGGVKPGFTYGETDAVGYTAATESVHLRDFHATMLHLLGFHHETMVYPFKGLNQRLTGVKQSRVVEEILT, via the coding sequence ATGCATCGCGAAACAATCTCTCAAGAACTCTTTCGTCAGTCGTTGTTGCAAACCAGTCGTCGGCAATTTTTGACCGATTCAGCCGCTGGCCTCGGCGCCATTTACTTGGCGACTCAGCAAGCGGGCCGAAATGCTGCGCATGCCAATCCGTCGCTGCAACATGGTTTTGATCCCCAGCACGACGCCACCAACCCGCTCAGTCCACTCGTGCCGCCTCAACCAGCCAAGGTCAAGCGAGTGATCTACCTGCACATGGTCGGTGCCCCCAGCCAGTTGGAGTTGTTTGACTACAAACCGGACCTGAAAGCACTCGATGGCATGGAATGCCCGCAGTCGTTCTTGGAAGGCAAACGCTTTGCCTTCATCAACGGCACGCCACGGATGCTAGGGCCCCAGTATGATTTCCAGCAACACGGCGAGTCCGGGGCGTGGGTCTCGGAGTTGATGCCGCACCTGGCCAAGCAAGTTGACGACCTGTGTTTTTTGAAAACGGTCAAGACGGACCAATTCAATCACGGCCCGGCTCAGTTGATGGTGCACACCGGCGCGGCACCGATGGGATCGCCGTCGATTGGTTCCTGGGTCACGTATGGTTTGGGCAGTGAGAACGAAGACCTGCCCGGATTCATCGTGCTGTTGTCGGGCGGTCGTTTGCCTCGGGTGGGCAAGGCTCTTTGGGGATCCGGTTTTTTGCCATCGGTCTATCAAGGCGTGCAGTGCCGGTCCAAAGGCGATCCGGTTCTGAATGTCGCCAACCCCGAAGGCGTTTCGCGGCAAGAACGACGCCAGGTGTTGGATGCTCTGGCGGCACTCAATCAAGAGTCGCTGCAGCAGTACGGCGACCCGGAAACGGTCACCCGGATCGCTCAGTACGAGATGGCCTATCGGATGCAGGTGGCTGCTCCCGAAGCGATGGACCTGTCGCAAGAAACCGCCGAGACCCTCGAGAGCTACGGCGCCGAACCTGGCAAAGAATCGTTTGCCAACAACTGCTTGCTCGCGCGGCGTTTGGTCGAAGAAGGCGTCCGCTTTGTGCAGTTGTTCGATTGGGGCTGGGACACGCACGGGTCCAACCGCAGCGAGTCGCTCGAGCACGGCTTGCCGGACAAGTGCAAGCAAACGGACAAGCCCATCGCGGCGTTGCTGGCTGATTTGAAACAGCGTGGGATGCTGGAAGACACGCTGGTTGTCTGGGGCGGCGAGTTCGGACGCACGCCGATGCGAGAGAACCGAGGCGGAACCACGATGGCATTCCACGGTCGCGATCACAGCCCCGAGGCGTTCACGATGTGGATGGCTGGTGGTGGCGTCAAACCTGGGTTCACCTATGGCGAGACCGATGCGGTCGGCTACACCGCAGCGACCGAGTCCGTGCACCTGCGAGATTTCCATGCCACGATGCTGCACCTGCTCGGCTTCCATCACGAGACGATGGTCTACCCCTTCAAAGGCCTCAACCAACGCCTCACCGGAGTCAAACAAAGCCGAGTCGTCGAAGAAATCCTGACCTAG
- a CDS encoding PSD1 and planctomycete cytochrome C domain-containing protein: MTLRSQIGRLVTTILALAVGGGATSHAVDFAVDIQPILNEHCVACHGGVKQAGDLSFIHRDSALAVIEPGDVDGSYMIDRILSEDESEVMPPPEHGAPLSEEKIALLKTWIEEGAQWKQSWGYEPPVAPKVPEVADPDACRQTIDRFVRKSLEEKGIQPAADAPPQQWLRRVTLDLTGVPPTLEEVERFQDAATARGDAAYSEKVDELLQSSGYGERWASVWLDQIRYADSRGLGLDGRRNAWKYRDWVIDAFNNDIPFDEFTIKQIAGDLLPDPSISDRLATTASRLTQTNEEGGTDDEEFRINAVMDRVSTVWQTWQGITFGCVQCHSHPYDPIEHDEFYEFMAFFNNSVDCDLSGEEPLLSVPLAKEDEERASDLDRQIRSLKQSIWHQEFEAVSENELDWKHIDSMTASATKQTKVDVEERNGRTEFYTIDTLSNGTTISLECEMPESADKLTAIRLTLLPRNPKTALADSEWGFVLSHLNAVLVGDDDEEIQVEFSHVVADEPEPLKHPRSSMDPKNSDGFAAFTRIHHPRVAVFLLKEPIEVPGGAKLKLDMSCRQQALGAFPLVVRRGSVDVCSDEKALLAWTDKDLSDERAELSRISGERRKIASVRIPIMMERPEHLARPSHVFIRGLFLTKDQVVQPNVPDSMPPIAGDGPFNRMDLAKWLVDPSNPLTARVTVNRVWARLFGMGLVPTEEDFGSSGERPTHPELLDHLAIKFQTEYDWSWKQLIRSIVLSSTYRQDAVIDPKSDLVDPQNRWLSRGPRFRMPAEMVRDQALFVSGLLSPEVHGAPVHPPIPDGVWKPFQGGDKWNTPDVGNPDRYRRSIYTYTKRSIPYPMFAAFDAPSREFCTPRRLRSNTPLQALTTLNDVTFVECMQALAKKVEAMDGTLEERLTKGFQLVTSRSPTAAEQKILVTLYEQAKQPSEQEQDAYEAVASALLNLDEIMSK; encoded by the coding sequence ATGACGCTACGCTCTCAGATTGGTCGCCTTGTCACGACGATACTCGCGTTGGCAGTGGGAGGCGGGGCGACTTCGCACGCGGTCGACTTTGCCGTCGACATTCAGCCGATCTTGAACGAACACTGCGTGGCCTGCCATGGCGGGGTCAAGCAGGCGGGCGATCTGTCATTCATTCATCGCGATAGCGCGCTGGCAGTGATTGAACCTGGCGACGTCGATGGTTCCTACATGATCGATCGGATTCTGTCGGAGGACGAATCGGAGGTCATGCCGCCACCCGAACATGGGGCACCACTGTCCGAAGAAAAGATTGCCCTGCTGAAAACCTGGATCGAGGAAGGGGCCCAGTGGAAACAATCCTGGGGCTACGAACCGCCGGTGGCACCAAAGGTTCCCGAGGTCGCCGACCCGGACGCCTGCCGCCAAACCATCGATCGATTCGTTCGCAAATCGCTCGAAGAGAAAGGGATTCAACCCGCCGCGGATGCCCCTCCTCAACAATGGCTCAGGCGAGTCACGTTGGACCTGACCGGTGTGCCACCGACGCTGGAGGAAGTCGAACGCTTCCAAGACGCTGCGACAGCACGTGGTGACGCGGCCTACTCTGAGAAGGTGGATGAGCTGTTGCAGTCATCCGGCTATGGCGAACGCTGGGCCTCGGTGTGGCTGGATCAAATTCGCTACGCCGATAGCCGCGGCTTGGGATTGGATGGACGCCGCAACGCGTGGAAGTATCGCGACTGGGTGATCGATGCGTTCAACAACGACATCCCGTTTGACGAGTTCACGATCAAGCAAATTGCGGGTGACTTGTTGCCTGATCCTTCGATCAGCGATCGCTTGGCCACCACCGCCAGTCGTTTGACTCAGACCAACGAAGAAGGTGGCACGGACGACGAAGAGTTCCGCATCAACGCGGTGATGGATCGCGTCAGCACCGTCTGGCAAACCTGGCAAGGCATCACGTTTGGCTGCGTCCAGTGTCACAGTCACCCGTATGACCCGATCGAGCACGATGAGTTCTACGAGTTCATGGCGTTCTTCAACAACTCGGTCGATTGTGACTTGAGTGGTGAAGAACCGTTGTTGTCCGTGCCGCTGGCCAAGGAAGACGAAGAACGTGCCTCTGATCTCGATCGTCAAATTCGTTCGCTCAAGCAATCGATCTGGCACCAGGAATTCGAAGCGGTCAGCGAGAACGAGTTGGACTGGAAGCACATCGACTCCATGACCGCCTCGGCCACCAAGCAAACCAAGGTCGACGTCGAAGAACGCAACGGGCGGACGGAGTTCTACACGATCGACACGCTGTCCAACGGCACGACTATTTCGCTGGAGTGCGAGATGCCCGAATCAGCCGACAAGCTCACCGCCATCCGTTTGACGCTGCTGCCTCGCAATCCTAAAACCGCACTGGCAGATTCCGAGTGGGGATTTGTGCTGTCGCATTTGAATGCGGTCTTGGTCGGGGACGATGACGAAGAGATCCAGGTTGAGTTCTCGCACGTCGTCGCGGATGAGCCCGAGCCGCTGAAGCATCCTCGGTCCAGCATGGATCCAAAGAACAGCGACGGGTTCGCTGCCTTCACTCGTATTCACCATCCTCGTGTGGCCGTGTTCTTGTTGAAGGAACCAATCGAAGTCCCTGGAGGTGCGAAGCTCAAACTCGACATGAGTTGTCGACAACAAGCGTTGGGGGCCTTTCCCTTGGTCGTCCGTCGCGGCAGCGTTGATGTGTGCTCGGACGAGAAGGCTTTGCTGGCGTGGACCGACAAAGACTTGTCAGATGAGCGAGCCGAACTGTCACGGATTTCCGGCGAACGACGGAAGATCGCTTCGGTCCGCATTCCAATCATGATGGAACGCCCCGAGCATTTGGCTCGTCCCAGCCACGTGTTCATTCGCGGTTTGTTCCTGACAAAGGATCAAGTCGTCCAGCCGAATGTGCCGGATTCCATGCCACCCATTGCCGGCGATGGACCCTTCAACCGAATGGATCTGGCCAAGTGGTTGGTGGATCCGAGCAACCCGCTGACCGCTCGCGTGACCGTCAACCGCGTCTGGGCTCGGTTGTTCGGAATGGGATTGGTGCCGACCGAGGAAGACTTTGGTTCCAGCGGCGAGCGTCCAACGCATCCAGAGTTGCTGGACCACTTGGCGATCAAGTTCCAAACCGAATACGACTGGAGCTGGAAGCAATTGATTCGATCGATTGTGTTGTCGAGCACCTACCGGCAAGACGCCGTCATCGATCCGAAATCAGACTTGGTCGATCCACAGAACCGATGGTTGTCTCGCGGGCCTCGTTTCCGCATGCCCGCCGAAATGGTTCGTGATCAAGCCTTGTTTGTGTCCGGATTGCTTTCGCCAGAAGTGCATGGGGCTCCCGTTCATCCGCCGATTCCTGATGGCGTTTGGAAACCATTTCAAGGCGGCGACAAATGGAACACGCCCGACGTCGGCAACCCGGATCGCTACCGTCGTTCGATTTACACCTACACCAAACGCAGCATTCCCTATCCGATGTTCGCTGCGTTCGACGCTCCTTCGCGTGAGTTCTGCACACCTCGCCGGCTTCGATCCAACACGCCGCTGCAAGCCCTGACAACACTCAACGATGTCACCTTCGTGGAGTGCATGCAAGCGTTGGCCAAGAAAGTCGAAGCCATGGATGGAACTTTGGAAGAACGTTTGACGAAAGGTTTTCAGTTGGTGACTTCCCGGTCGCCGACGGCCGCGGAACAGAAGATCTTGGTGACTCTGTACGAGCAAGCCAAGCAACCGTCCGAACAAGAGCAAGACGCCTACGAAGCGGTCGCGTCTGCGTTGTTGAACCTCGACGAAATCATGAGCAAATAA
- a CDS encoding DUF1559 domain-containing protein yields the protein MFIQRSGSRLPRLWSGHRNRQHSGFTLVELLVVIAIIGVLVGLLLPAVQAAREAARRMSCGNNFKQIGLGVHNYHAAFSQLPMHGTGATNESNDSWSLGDDHGIAPAPPVGFSRHMLSYSVGILPFIEQQGMWEHISNPLTDEADRTWPAMGPAPYAVRYEPWRTDVPTYRCPSDPGRGLPTVGRSNYAACVGDATSRTQIGASHFAGGQGRWRYQDETYLVRQCRANLRGVFVPRGNTMFRDILDGTSNTIMCGEIVTDLGDRDIRSAAALNNGGHGGQWGNGIMGNPKTCEDNALIDPARPGFWLAGTTTSGGATTRGGRWADFRPLYSQFLCILPPNSEVCLGGNHGTEGITTASSRHQGGVHVLMADGAVKFITDSIEAGNSRAETVWHRNASEESSNPPGSASPYGLWGSLGTRGAREVIDQEF from the coding sequence ATGTTCATTCAAAGAAGCGGAAGCCGGCTTCCACGTCTGTGGAGTGGCCACAGGAATCGTCAGCACAGCGGTTTCACTTTGGTTGAGTTGTTGGTGGTGATCGCCATCATCGGTGTGTTGGTCGGGCTGCTGTTGCCGGCGGTGCAAGCCGCTCGCGAAGCGGCTCGTCGAATGAGTTGCGGCAACAATTTCAAGCAAATTGGCTTGGGGGTTCACAACTATCACGCGGCCTTCAGCCAATTGCCCATGCACGGCACTGGGGCCACCAACGAAAGCAATGATTCTTGGTCGTTGGGGGATGATCACGGGATTGCACCCGCTCCTCCCGTTGGATTCAGCCGGCACATGTTGAGCTATTCGGTCGGTATCCTCCCGTTCATTGAGCAGCAAGGGATGTGGGAACACATCTCCAATCCACTCACTGACGAAGCGGATCGAACTTGGCCCGCCATGGGGCCGGCACCCTACGCGGTCCGCTACGAACCTTGGCGAACGGATGTGCCGACGTACCGTTGCCCCAGCGATCCCGGTCGGGGACTGCCGACGGTTGGACGCAGCAACTACGCGGCCTGCGTTGGCGATGCGACCAGCCGAACTCAGATCGGTGCTTCGCATTTCGCTGGCGGGCAAGGCCGATGGCGATACCAGGATGAAACCTATTTGGTCCGCCAATGCCGGGCGAACTTGCGCGGCGTCTTTGTTCCCCGCGGCAACACGATGTTCCGAGACATTCTCGATGGGACTTCCAACACGATCATGTGCGGCGAAATCGTCACGGACTTGGGCGACCGAGACATCCGTTCGGCAGCCGCGCTGAACAACGGCGGTCACGGTGGCCAGTGGGGCAACGGCATCATGGGCAATCCCAAGACTTGCGAAGACAATGCTCTGATCGATCCTGCTCGTCCGGGGTTCTGGTTGGCTGGCACGACGACCAGTGGTGGGGCCACGACACGTGGCGGACGCTGGGCTGATTTTCGCCCGCTCTATTCTCAATTCCTGTGCATCCTTCCGCCCAACAGCGAAGTTTGTTTGGGGGGAAACCACGGCACGGAAGGCATCACGACCGCCAGCAGTCGACACCAAGGTGGCGTGCACGTGTTGATGGCCGATGGGGCGGTGAAGTTCATCACCGACTCGATCGAAGCTGGGAACAGCCGGGCGGAAACCGTCTGGCATCGCAACGCTTCGGAGGAAAGTAGCAACCCACCGGGATCGGCCAGCCCCTACGGATTGTGGGGGTCGCTTGGGACCCGTGGTGCAAGAGAGGTGATTGATCAAGAGTTTTGA